In one window of Bernardetia sp. DNA:
- a CDS encoding GEVED domain-containing protein, which translates to MKLRKKIGLAALFAGLSFTAYGQNQLEKQRILSQTNVQKLQQIAKTNTTLYKKRKAEAIEFAKKNNLEVFKTLEDGRVAELQFIDRFGNPIYYVTMSNLNAAKTTKADRLWTGGSAGLNLNGQGMIVGEWDGGPIRSTHQEFGNRVIQKDGVPFTSANGNNDHATHVAGTMMASGVTSSAIGAAHQSTLWANEWNNDESEATSQAAQGLILSNHSYGYNAQYLSTYQFGYYDDQAATWDEITYNAPYYLPVKAAGNDRGRYNTGKGGYDLVTGFATSKNALVVAAVSAVTNYTSPSSVSMSSFSSWGPTDDGRIKPDISGCGVSVYSTSSSGNTSYNTKSGTSMASPNVTGSLLLVQQHYKNLNNGQFMRSATLRGLAIHTAAEAGNADGPDYRFGWGLLDAENAVNLISNVGTSSLIDERVLNNNGTYSVQVTATGSEPLEVTIAWTDLKGTPVSGSQVDNGAIMLVNDLDVRVAGGGTTNFPWVLNPASPNSAATKGDNFRDNVEKVYIPNPVAGQTYTITVSHKGSLQSGSQAYSLIVSGGTSGGTTPVCAVPGGLNSSNVTNTSATVSWSSVSGATSYDLRYRATGSASWTNVNGLTSTSRNLSSLTLGTEYEFQVLTNCADGSSVYSTSATFTTTGGIIIPTYCESKGNNSSYEWIAGVQIGSLNRTSGNDGGYSDQTSTTVNLAQGSTNAVTLTPGFSGSSYNEYWKVWIDFNKDGDFEDSGELVFDAGSMSSSAVSGTLDISPSAATGTTRMRVSMKYNGAQNSCETFTYGEVEDYSVNITESSTPSCGVPTGLATSNVTTSTFTASWSAVAGASSYDVQVRTSGGAWSPFNATSTSLNLTGASPSTTYEVQVRANCSGASSAYSASVFVTTSAPPVLNYCDSKGNSVADEWIQRVRVGSIDNNSGSNGGYADFTNLSTTLTKGTSYTITIDPAWSGRTYSEAYNVWIDYNQDGDFNDAGEEVYSRARTTSTSVSGSFTIPTSAANGTTRMRVTMKYNANATSCETFSYGEVEDYTIVINTSTQANLHPVASSPVYATFDDAVESPDFAFVAYPNPASSSLNIKLGYFGVESELVVYSITGAEMIRTSLSEQNTTLDISKLAKGMYILSVNSGRKVETIKFIKE; encoded by the coding sequence ATGAAACTTAGAAAAAAGATAGGTTTAGCAGCCTTATTCGCAGGACTTAGCTTTACAGCTTATGGACAAAACCAACTTGAAAAGCAGAGAATACTCTCACAAACAAATGTTCAGAAACTGCAACAAATTGCTAAGACAAATACAACACTTTACAAAAAGCGCAAAGCTGAAGCCATTGAGTTTGCTAAAAAGAACAATTTAGAAGTCTTCAAAACCTTAGAAGATGGAAGAGTAGCTGAACTTCAATTCATAGACAGATTTGGAAATCCTATCTACTATGTAACAATGAGTAACTTAAATGCTGCCAAAACAACAAAAGCAGACAGACTTTGGACAGGGGGAAGTGCAGGCTTAAACCTTAACGGACAAGGAATGATTGTAGGAGAGTGGGATGGAGGTCCTATTCGTTCTACACACCAAGAGTTTGGAAATAGAGTTATTCAAAAAGACGGTGTACCTTTTACATCTGCTAATGGAAACAACGACCACGCAACGCACGTAGCAGGAACAATGATGGCTTCTGGTGTAACTTCTAGTGCAATAGGTGCAGCCCACCAATCTACACTTTGGGCAAATGAGTGGAACAACGACGAATCAGAAGCAACTAGCCAAGCTGCACAAGGTCTAATTCTCTCTAATCACTCTTACGGATACAATGCACAATATCTTTCTACGTATCAGTTTGGTTACTATGATGACCAAGCAGCTACTTGGGATGAGATTACATATAATGCTCCTTATTACCTTCCTGTAAAAGCAGCAGGTAATGATAGAGGACGATACAATACTGGTAAAGGTGGATATGACCTAGTAACAGGTTTTGCAACTTCAAAAAATGCACTTGTTGTGGCAGCTGTTTCAGCAGTAACTAATTATACAAGCCCAAGTAGTGTAAGCATGTCTAGTTTTAGTTCTTGGGGACCAACTGACGACGGACGTATCAAACCAGATATTTCGGGATGTGGTGTAAGTGTATATTCTACATCTAGTTCTGGAAATACATCCTACAATACAAAGTCAGGTACATCAATGGCAAGTCCTAACGTAACAGGGTCGTTATTACTTGTTCAACAACATTACAAAAACTTAAATAACGGTCAGTTTATGCGCTCGGCTACGCTTAGAGGTTTAGCTATTCATACAGCAGCAGAAGCTGGTAATGCAGACGGACCAGATTATCGTTTTGGATGGGGATTATTAGATGCTGAAAATGCTGTAAATCTTATCTCTAATGTAGGAACAAGTTCATTAATTGATGAACGAGTACTTAACAACAATGGAACATACTCAGTACAAGTAACTGCAACAGGCTCTGAACCATTGGAAGTTACAATCGCTTGGACAGACCTTAAAGGTACTCCTGTTTCGGGAAGTCAAGTAGATAATGGAGCTATTATGCTTGTTAATGATTTAGACGTACGTGTAGCAGGTGGAGGAACAACAAACTTTCCTTGGGTATTGAACCCTGCTTCTCCAAACAGTGCAGCTACTAAAGGAGACAACTTCAGAGATAATGTAGAAAAAGTATATATCCCTAACCCAGTAGCAGGACAAACTTATACTATCACAGTTTCACACAAAGGTTCTTTACAATCTGGTTCACAAGCCTACTCTTTGATTGTATCGGGAGGAACTTCTGGAGGAACTACACCAGTATGTGCTGTACCAGGTGGATTGAACTCTTCAAATGTTACAAATACATCTGCAACAGTTAGTTGGAGTTCTGTAAGTGGAGCAACTAGCTACGACCTTCGTTATCGTGCAACAGGATCTGCTTCTTGGACAAATGTAAATGGTCTTACTTCTACATCAAGAAATCTATCAAGTCTTACACTTGGTACAGAATATGAATTCCAAGTTCTTACAAATTGTGCTGATGGCTCAAGTGTTTATTCTACAAGTGCAACCTTTACAACTACTGGAGGAATTATAATACCAACTTATTGTGAATCTAAAGGAAATAATAGTTCTTATGAGTGGATTGCAGGTGTACAGATTGGTTCTTTGAACAGAACAAGTGGAAACGATGGTGGTTATTCAGACCAAACTTCTACTACTGTAAATTTAGCTCAAGGAAGTACGAATGCTGTAACACTTACACCAGGTTTTTCTGGAAGTTCTTACAATGAATATTGGAAAGTTTGGATTGACTTCAATAAAGATGGAGACTTTGAAGACTCTGGCGAATTAGTTTTTGACGCAGGTTCTATGAGCAGCTCTGCTGTATCTGGTACATTGGATATTAGCCCTAGTGCAGCTACTGGTACAACTCGTATGCGTGTATCTATGAAATACAATGGCGCACAAAATTCTTGTGAAACATTTACTTACGGCGAAGTAGAAGATTATTCAGTAAATATTACAGAAAGCTCAACACCTTCTTGTGGTGTACCTACAGGTTTAGCTACTTCTAATGTTACAACTAGCACATTTACGGCTTCTTGGTCAGCAGTTGCTGGAGCATCTTCTTATGATGTACAGGTTCGCACTAGTGGTGGTGCTTGGTCTCCATTCAATGCTACATCAACGTCTCTTAATTTAACAGGTGCTTCTCCTTCTACAACGTATGAAGTACAAGTTCGTGCAAACTGTTCGGGTGCTTCAAGTGCATATTCTGCAAGTGTATTTGTTACTACTTCTGCACCTCCAGTATTAAACTATTGTGATTCTAAAGGCAATAGTGTAGCTGATGAGTGGATTCAGCGTGTACGTGTAGGTTCTATTGATAATAACTCTGGTTCGAATGGTGGTTATGCAGATTTTACCAATCTTTCTACTACCCTTACAAAAGGAACTTCTTATACTATTACAATTGACCCTGCTTGGTCTGGAAGAACATATAGCGAAGCCTACAATGTTTGGATTGATTATAATCAAGACGGAGATTTCAATGATGCTGGTGAAGAAGTTTACTCACGTGCTCGCACAACAAGTACATCTGTAAGTGGTTCATTCACAATTCCTACTTCTGCTGCTAATGGAACAACTCGTATGCGTGTAACAATGAAGTACAATGCAAATGCAACTTCTTGTGAGACATTCTCTTACGGTGAAGTAGAAGATTATACTATCGTAATCAACACATCTACACAAGCGAATTTACACCCAGTAGCTAGTAGCCCAGTGTATGCTACGTTTGATGATGCAGTTGAAAGTCCAGATTTTGCATTTGTTGCTTATCCAAATCCTGCTAGTTCTTCATTGAACATCAAATTAGGTTACTTTGGAGTTGAGTCTGAATTGGTAGTATATAGCATTACAGGTGCTGAAATGATACGTACATCTCTTAGCGAGCAAAACACAACACTTGATATATCAAAACTTGCAAAAGGAATGTATATCTTGAGTGTAAATAGTGGACGCAAAGTAGAGACAATCAAATTCATTAAAGAATAA
- the hutH gene encoding histidine ammonia-lyase: MTHQISNKTISIQEMYQITKSHTKIELSEESKSQIKKAQSYLENLVTKSEEAVYGVNTGFGYLCNYKIPKDQINELQENLVMSHACGVGDEVPAFIIRLMLLLKIQSLSYGHSGVQLQTVERFVDFYNEDILPVVYELGSLGASGDLAPLAHLALPIIGMGEVWMKNKKGTYQKKKTEDVLKQKNWKPIQLKAKEGLAMLNGTQFMSAYGVACMVEAEKMNTLSDTIGALSADAFLCRSEPFNALTHKIRPHAGQIRTAKNIRELLEGSEIMLQPKAHVQDPYSFRCMPQVHGASKGAFDYINSVFECEINSVTDNPNVFPDEDVILSGGNFHGQPLAISLDFAAIALAELGSISERRTYLLMAGERNLPPFLVHDSGLHSGMMIAQYTAASIVSQNKQLCTPASVDSIISSKGQEDHVSMGANAATKLYKVLQNVKRILAIELMAAAQAIEFRRPLKTSDELEEFLAEYRKNVKPLQKDRVLHDDIMKSVDFIETI; encoded by the coding sequence ATGACTCACCAAATATCGAACAAAACCATTTCCATTCAAGAAATGTATCAGATTACCAAATCTCATACAAAAATAGAACTATCAGAAGAAAGCAAATCACAAATAAAAAAAGCACAATCCTACTTAGAAAACCTTGTTACAAAAAGTGAGGAAGCCGTTTATGGTGTCAATACAGGTTTTGGATATTTATGTAATTATAAGATTCCGAAAGACCAAATCAATGAACTACAAGAAAACCTAGTGATGTCTCATGCTTGTGGAGTGGGTGATGAAGTACCTGCTTTTATCATACGTTTGATGCTCCTTCTCAAAATTCAGTCGCTTTCTTACGGACACTCTGGAGTTCAACTTCAAACAGTAGAGCGTTTTGTAGATTTTTACAATGAAGATATTTTGCCTGTTGTCTATGAACTAGGTTCATTAGGAGCTTCTGGCGATTTAGCTCCTTTAGCGCATCTTGCATTACCTATTATTGGAATGGGAGAAGTTTGGATGAAAAATAAAAAAGGAACATATCAAAAGAAAAAAACGGAAGATGTTTTAAAACAAAAAAACTGGAAACCTATTCAACTCAAAGCTAAAGAAGGACTAGCAATGCTCAACGGAACGCAGTTTATGAGTGCTTACGGTGTGGCATGTATGGTGGAGGCTGAAAAAATGAATACTTTAAGTGATACGATTGGTGCGCTCTCGGCAGATGCTTTTTTATGTCGTTCTGAACCTTTCAATGCACTTACTCACAAAATCCGTCCTCATGCAGGACAAATCCGAACAGCAAAAAATATTAGAGAACTTTTAGAAGGAAGCGAAATTATGCTCCAACCAAAAGCACACGTACAAGACCCTTATTCTTTTCGCTGTATGCCACAAGTACACGGAGCAAGTAAAGGTGCTTTTGATTATATCAATTCTGTTTTTGAGTGTGAGATTAATTCGGTTACAGACAATCCGAATGTTTTTCCAGATGAAGATGTAATTCTCTCTGGAGGAAATTTTCACGGACAGCCTTTAGCTATTTCATTAGATTTTGCAGCCATTGCTTTGGCAGAACTTGGAAGTATTTCAGAACGAAGAACCTATTTATTAATGGCAGGAGAGCGAAACTTACCTCCTTTTTTAGTACACGACTCTGGGCTTCATTCTGGAATGATGATAGCACAATATACAGCAGCTTCTATTGTAAGTCAAAACAAACAACTCTGTACTCCTGCAAGTGTGGATAGCATTATTTCATCAAAAGGACAAGAAGACCATGTCAGTATGGGGGCAAATGCAGCGACAAAGTTGTATAAAGTCCTGCAAAATGTGAAACGTATTTTAGCGATAGAACTTATGGCAGCAGCGCAAGCCATAGAGTTTAGACGCCCTCTCAAAACTTCTGATGAGCTAGAAGAATTTTTAGCAGAATACAGAAAAAATGTCAAGCCACTACAAAAAGACAGAGTTTTACACGATGATATAATGAAAAGTGTTGATTTTATAGAAACTATTTGA
- a CDS encoding UDP-2,3-diacylglucosamine diphosphatase: MHHIQLPTSKKIYIASDFHLGYSKDIEGKDSLEREKKILRWLEMVRQDAELIILLGDIFDFWYEYKKAVPKGFVRLQGKIAEITDSGIDVVFFTGNHDLWMFGYFEEELGVKVYHKPQFVTWNDKKIHLGHGDGLGNGDYAYKFLKKALFTNPVCRFFFEWLHPNIGIGLAHFWSNSRKPSKKPNQNPKKEKKIDGYTGKANEWIWNYCNELHQQNPQDYYVFGHRHLPLMIEMSKTIDSQKSYYFNTGEWMNHFTYLTFEANEEGNAAFKRHCFEANTEWIVDTNE, encoded by the coding sequence ATGCACCATATTCAATTACCAACGTCAAAAAAAATATACATTGCCTCTGATTTTCATTTAGGCTATTCTAAAGATATTGAAGGAAAAGATTCTCTAGAAAGAGAAAAAAAAATTCTGCGCTGGCTAGAGATGGTTCGCCAAGATGCCGAACTTATTATTCTGTTAGGAGATATTTTTGATTTTTGGTATGAGTATAAAAAAGCTGTTCCAAAAGGTTTTGTTCGCTTACAGGGCAAAATAGCAGAAATTACAGATAGTGGAATTGATGTTGTATTCTTTACAGGCAATCACGACTTATGGATGTTTGGTTATTTTGAGGAAGAATTAGGTGTAAAAGTCTATCATAAACCCCAGTTTGTAACGTGGAATGATAAAAAAATTCATTTAGGACATGGCGACGGTTTAGGAAATGGAGATTATGCGTATAAGTTTTTGAAAAAGGCTCTTTTTACTAATCCTGTTTGTCGCTTTTTCTTCGAATGGCTGCATCCTAATATCGGAATAGGCTTGGCTCATTTTTGGTCAAATAGCCGTAAACCGTCAAAAAAGCCAAATCAGAATCCTAAGAAGGAGAAAAAAATAGATGGTTATACAGGAAAAGCAAACGAGTGGATTTGGAATTATTGCAACGAGCTTCATCAGCAAAACCCACAAGATTACTACGTTTTCGGACACCGACATTTACCTCTAATGATAGAAATGAGTAAGACAATAGATAGCCAAAAAAGCTATTACTTCAATACAGGCGAATGGATGAACCATTTTACCTATCTTACTTTTGAAGCAAATGAAGAAGGTAACGCAGCATTCAAACGTCACTGTTTTGAAGCTAATACAGAGTGGATTGTTGATACAAATGAATAA